One Manihot esculenta cultivar AM560-2 chromosome 6, M.esculenta_v8, whole genome shotgun sequence DNA segment encodes these proteins:
- the LOC110616501 gene encoding flavonol 3-sulfotransferase, whose protein sequence is MDLVYGNMLHAVPTTVVTPQSSKNIKTMNPTLISQWNPSPRVPKIVQSRQPRGICNALPLVHEAKEGGEANAPLTPQDKYKEIMSRFPRRDDWVLQPLYQYQGFWYFQDYLIGLLAAQENFKPQPSDIVICTYPKTGTTWLKALAYTIVTRSRFSDSENPLLIKAPHDCVPFFEIDAARNTSNRDPQVPLVATHIPYTSLPTSISESGCKLVYLCRDPKDVLISMWHFLRGKLPEGIDKDTYINLNNSFEIFCEGIASNGPYWDHVSGYWKASVESPEKVLFLVYEDLKKDTVSIVRKLAEFMGYPFTPEEETRGVVQEIVELCSFDSLKNLKANTSGVYSPDSPYTIRNTEFFRKGTTGDWKNYFNEEMAARLDQIIEEKLNGSGFSFLSR, encoded by the coding sequence ATGGATCTTGTTTATGGAAACATGCTACATGCAGTTCCCACCACTGTCGTGACTCCACAATCTTCAAAGAATATTAAAACCATGAATCCTACGTTGATCTCCCAATGGAATCCATCTCCTCGGGTTCCTAAGATTGTGCAGTCACGACAGCCACGAGGAATCTGTAATGCACTTCCCCTTGTCCATGAAGCTAAGGAAGGAGGTGAAGCAAATGCTCCACTTACCCCGCAGGACAAGTACAAAGAGATTATGTCAAGATTTCCCAGGAGGGATGATTGGGTCCTGCAGCCTCTTTACCAGTACCAAGGCTTCTGGTACTTCCAGGATTATTTAATCGGCTTGTTGGCTGCTCAAGAAAACTTCAAGCCCCAACCTTCTGATATTGTTATTTGTACTTATCCCAAAACTGGCACCACTTGGCTTAAGGCTTTAGCTTATACCATTGTTACCCGCTCTAGATTCAGCGATTCTGAGAACCCATTGCTCATCAAAGCACCACATGATTGTGTTCCCTTTTTCGAGATTGATGCTGCTAGAAACACATCCAATCGTGACCCACAAGTCCCACTTGTAGCTACTCATATTCCATATACTTCTTTGCCAACCTCCATATCAGAATCTGGTTGTAAACTTGTTTACTTGTGCAGAGACCCTAAGGACGTGCTTATATCTATGTGGCACTTTCTTAGAGGAAAGTTGCCTGAAGGAATTGACAAGGATACATACATCAATTTGAATAATTCGTTTGAGATATTTTGCGAAGGAATTGCTAGCAATGGACCCTATTGGGACCATGTGTCGGGATATTGGAAGGCAAGCGTGGAAAGCCCTGAGAAGGTGTTGTTTTTGGTCTACGAAGACTTGAAGAAGGACACTGTTTCCATCGTTAGAAAGCTGGCTGAGTTCATGGGGTATCCCTTTACCCCAGAGGAAGAGACACGAGGGGTAGTGCAAGAAATCGTGGAGTTGTGCAGTTTCGATAGTTTGAAGAACTTGAAGGCGAACACAAGCGGTGTGTATAGCCCAGATTCCCCATATACCATTCGAAACACTGAATTCTTCAGAAAAGGTACCACTGGAGATTGGAAGAATTATTTTAATGAAGAAATGGCTGCTCGTTTGGACCAAATAATAGAGGAAAAACTCAACGGCTCCGGCTTCTCTTTCCTTTCTCGTTAA